A window from Manis javanica isolate MJ-LG chromosome 10, MJ_LKY, whole genome shotgun sequence encodes these proteins:
- the CORO1A gene encoding coronin-1A, translating into MSRQVVRSSKFRHVFGQPAKADQCYEDVRVSQTTWDSGFCAVNPKFVALICEASGGGAFLVLPLGKTGRVDKNVPMVCGHTAPVLDIAWCLHNDNVIASGSEDCTVMVWEIPDGGLTLPLREPVVTLEGHTKRVGIVAWHPTAQNVLLSAGCDNVILVWDVGTGAAVLTLGSDVHPDTIYSVDWSWDGALICTSCRDKRVRIIEPRKGTIVAEKDRPHEGTRPVRAVFVSHGKILTTGFSRMSERQVALWDTKHLEEPLSLQELDTSSGVLLPFFDPDTNIVYLCGKGDSSIRYFEITSEAPFLHYLSMFSSKESQRGMGYMPKRGLEVNKCEIARFYKLHERRCEPIAMTVPRKSDLFQEDLYPPTAGPDASLTAEEWLGGRDAGPLLISLKDGYVTPKSRELRVSRGLDTGRRRTAPEASGAPNSDAVSRLEEEMRKLQVTVQELQKRLDRLEETVQAK; encoded by the exons ATGAGCCGCCAGGTGGTCCGCTCTAGCAAGTTCCGTCATGTGTTTGGACAGCCAGCCAAGGCCGACCAGTGCTATGAGGATGTGCGCGTCTCACAGACCACCTGGGACAGTGGCTTCTGTGCTGTCAACCCCAAGTTTGTGGCTCTGATCTGTGAAGCCAGTGGGGGAGGGGCCTTCCTGGTGCTGCCCCTGGGCAAG ACTGGACGTGTGGACAAAAATGTGCCTATGGTCTGTGGCCACACAGCCCCTGTGCTGGACATCGCTTGGTGCCTGCACAATGATAACGTCATTGCCAGCGGGTCTGAGGATTGCACAGTTATG GTGTGGGAGATCCCTGATGGGGGCCTGACACTGCCCCTGCGGGAACCTGTTGTCACCTTGGAGGGCCACACCAAGCGCGTGGGCATTGTGGCCTGGCACCCCACAGCCCAGAACGTGCTGCTCAGTGCAG GTTGTGACAACGTGATCCTGGTGTGGGACGTGGGCACTGGGGCGGCTGTGCTGACACTGGGCTCCGACGTGCACCCGGACACAATCTACAGTGTGGACTGGAGCTGGGATGGCGCCCTCATCTGCACCTCCTGCCGTGACAAGCGCGTGCGCATCATCGAGCCCCGAAAAGGCACTATCGTAGCT GAGAAGGACCGTCCCCATGAAGGGACCCGGCCCGTGCGCGCTGTGTTTGTGTCACATGGAAAGATCCTGACCACAGGTTTTAGCCGCATGAGTGAACGACAGGTGGCACTGTGGGACACG AAGCACCTGGAGGAGCCGCTGTCCCTGCAGGAGCTGGACACAAGCAGTGGCGTCCTGCTGCCCTTCTTTGACCCTGACACCAACATTGTCTACCTCTGTGGCAAG GGTGACAGCTCTATCCGATACTTCGAAATCACTTCTGAGGCCCCATTCTTGCACTACCTCTCCATGTTCAGTTCCAAGGAGTCCCAGCGTGGCATGGGCTACATGCCCAAACGTGGCCTGGAGGTGAACAAGTGTGAGATTGCCAG ATTCTACAAGCTGCATGAGCGGAGGTGTGAGCCCATTGCCATGACAGTGCCTAGAAAG TCGGACCTGTTCCAGGAGGATCTTTACCCGCCTACTGCAGGGCCTGATGCTTCCCTCACAGCTGAGGAGTGGCTGGGGGGTCGGGATGCCGGGCCTCTCCTCATTTCCCTCAAGGACGGCTATGTGACCCCCAAAAGTCGGGAACTGAGGGTCAGTCGGGGCCTGGACACTGGGCGCAGGAGGACAGCACCAGAGGCCAGTGGCGCTCCAAACTCG GATGCCGTATCCCGGCTGGAGGAAGAGATGAGGAAGCTCCAGGTCACAGTGCAGGAGCTCCAGAAGCGCCTGGATAGGCTGGAGGAGACGGTCCAGGCCAAGTAG
- the BOLA2B gene encoding bolA-like protein 2 isoform X2, with product MELSAQYLREKLQRDLEAELVEVEDTTPNRCASSFRVLVVSSKFEGKPLLQRHRLVNTCLAEELLHIHAFEQKTLTPEQWTREQQK from the exons ATGGAACTCAGTGCCCAGTACCTACGGGAGAAACTGCAGCGAGACTTGGAGGCCGAGCTCGTG GAAGTGGAGGACACGACTCCTAATCGTTGCGCGTCCAGCTTCCGAGTTCTCGTGGTCTCATCAAAGTTCGAGGGGAAGCCGCTGCTTCAGAGACACCG GCTGGTGAACACGTGCCTAGCGGAAGAACTCCTACACATCCATGCTTTTGAGCAGAAAACCCTGACCCCAGAACAGTGGACCCGTGAGCAGCAGAAATGA
- the BOLA2B gene encoding bolA-like protein 2 isoform X1 gives MNALVRAEVEASAEVAAVRAEAVWLRSELFPSRLGCRPRWAAAMELSAQYLREKLQRDLEAELVEVEDTTPNRCASSFRVLVVSSKFEGKPLLQRHRLVNTCLAEELLHIHAFEQKTLTPEQWTREQQK, from the exons ATGAACGCCTTAGTAAGGGCGGAAGTAGAGGCCTCAGCGGAAGTGGCCGCAGTAAGGGCGGAAGCAGTGTGGCTGAGGTCTGAACTGTTTCCTTCCCGTCTGGGCTGCCGCCCACGCTGGGCAGCAGCGATGGAACTCAGTGCCCAGTACCTACGGGAGAAACTGCAGCGAGACTTGGAGGCCGAGCTCGTG GAAGTGGAGGACACGACTCCTAATCGTTGCGCGTCCAGCTTCCGAGTTCTCGTGGTCTCATCAAAGTTCGAGGGGAAGCCGCTGCTTCAGAGACACCG GCTGGTGAACACGTGCCTAGCGGAAGAACTCCTACACATCCATGCTTTTGAGCAGAAAACCCTGACCCCAGAACAGTGGACCCGTGAGCAGCAGAAATGA
- the SLX1A gene encoding structure-specific endonuclease subunit SLX1 isoform X3 gives MDPAKGAARPGRFFGVYLLYCLNPRHRGGVYVGFTVNPARRVQQHNGGRKKGGACRTSGRGPWEMVLIVHGFPSAVAALRDEEGPLCCPYAGCSLRAHMICLAGEFLQEEPGQLLPLEGQCPGCKNSLLWGDLIWLYHMGTKEEEEDLELEEEHWTDLLET, from the exons ATGGACCCCGCAAAGGGCGCGGCGAGACCCGGGCGCTTTTTCGGCGTCTATCTGCTCTATTGCCTAAACCCTCGGCACCGGGGCGGCGTTTATGTGGGGTTTACCGTCAACCCTGCTCGTCGGGTCCAGCAGCACAACGGGGGTCGCAAGAAAGGCGGGGCTTGCAGGACAAGCGGGCGCGGACCTTG GGAGATGGTGCTCATCGTGCACGGCTTCCCTTCTGCCGTGGCCGCCCTTCGG GATGAAGAGGGCCCCCTCTGTTGCCCCTATGCTGGCTGCTCCCTAAGAGCCCATATGATCTGCCTGGCAGGGGAGTTCCTACAAGAGGAGCCAGGGCAGCTTCTGCCCCTGGAGGGCCAGTGCCCCGG TTGTAAGAACTCACTGCTGTGGGGAGACCTGATCTGGCTGTACCACATGGGCaccaaggaggaagaggaggacctTGAATTAGAAGAG GAACACTGGACAGACTTGCTGGAGACCTGA
- the SLX1A gene encoding structure-specific endonuclease subunit SLX1 isoform X1, with the protein MDPAKGAARPGRFFGVYLLYCLNPRHRGGVYVGFTVNPARRVQQHNGGRKKGGACRTSGRGPWEMVLIVHGFPSAVAALRFEWAWQHPHASRRLAHVGPRLRAEAAFAFHLRVLAHMLRAPPWARLPLTLRWLRADFSRDLCPPPPPHVPLAFGPLPPRASAPRRPAVPFADTQSEPDQAPEACCSVCGRVLKDEEGPLCCPYAGCSLRAHMICLAGEFLQEEPGQLLPLEGQCPGCKNSLLWGDLIWLYHMGTKEEEEDLELEEEHWTDLLET; encoded by the exons ATGGACCCCGCAAAGGGCGCGGCGAGACCCGGGCGCTTTTTCGGCGTCTATCTGCTCTATTGCCTAAACCCTCGGCACCGGGGCGGCGTTTATGTGGGGTTTACCGTCAACCCTGCTCGTCGGGTCCAGCAGCACAACGGGGGTCGCAAGAAAGGCGGGGCTTGCAGGACAAGCGGGCGCGGACCTTG GGAGATGGTGCTCATCGTGCACGGCTTCCCTTCTGCCGTGGCCGCCCTTCGG TTCGAGTGGGCCTGGCAGCACCCGCACGCCTCGCGCCGCCTGGCGCACGTGGGTCCGCGCCTACGTGCCGAGGCCGCCTTTGCTTTCCACCTGCGCGTGCTTGCGCACATGCTGCGCGCGCCGCCCTGGGCTCGCCTACCGCTCACCCTGCGCTGGTTGCGCGCCGACTTCTCCCGTGATCTctgcccgccgccgccgccgcacgTGCCCCTAGCCTTTGGGCCTCTGCCTCCCCGGGCTTCTGCTCCGAGGCGCCCTGCAGTTCCCTTTGCTGACACACAGTCCGAGCCGGACCAGGCCCCTGAGGCCTGTTGCTCCGTGTGTGGGCGTGTGCTCAAG GATGAAGAGGGCCCCCTCTGTTGCCCCTATGCTGGCTGCTCCCTAAGAGCCCATATGATCTGCCTGGCAGGGGAGTTCCTACAAGAGGAGCCAGGGCAGCTTCTGCCCCTGGAGGGCCAGTGCCCCGG TTGTAAGAACTCACTGCTGTGGGGAGACCTGATCTGGCTGTACCACATGGGCaccaaggaggaagaggaggacctTGAATTAGAAGAG GAACACTGGACAGACTTGCTGGAGACCTGA
- the SLX1A gene encoding structure-specific endonuclease subunit SLX1 isoform X2, with product MASERGWLWDRGNLKGRGTREMVLIVHGFPSAVAALRFEWAWQHPHASRRLAHVGPRLRAEAAFAFHLRVLAHMLRAPPWARLPLTLRWLRADFSRDLCPPPPPHVPLAFGPLPPRASAPRRPAVPFADTQSEPDQAPEACCSVCGRVLKDEEGPLCCPYAGCSLRAHMICLAGEFLQEEPGQLLPLEGQCPGCKNSLLWGDLIWLYHMGTKEEEEDLELEEEHWTDLLET from the exons ATGGCTAGTGAGCGAGGCTGGCTTTGGGATAGAGGGAACCTGAAAGGCAGAGGAACTAG GGAGATGGTGCTCATCGTGCACGGCTTCCCTTCTGCCGTGGCCGCCCTTCGG TTCGAGTGGGCCTGGCAGCACCCGCACGCCTCGCGCCGCCTGGCGCACGTGGGTCCGCGCCTACGTGCCGAGGCCGCCTTTGCTTTCCACCTGCGCGTGCTTGCGCACATGCTGCGCGCGCCGCCCTGGGCTCGCCTACCGCTCACCCTGCGCTGGTTGCGCGCCGACTTCTCCCGTGATCTctgcccgccgccgccgccgcacgTGCCCCTAGCCTTTGGGCCTCTGCCTCCCCGGGCTTCTGCTCCGAGGCGCCCTGCAGTTCCCTTTGCTGACACACAGTCCGAGCCGGACCAGGCCCCTGAGGCCTGTTGCTCCGTGTGTGGGCGTGTGCTCAAG GATGAAGAGGGCCCCCTCTGTTGCCCCTATGCTGGCTGCTCCCTAAGAGCCCATATGATCTGCCTGGCAGGGGAGTTCCTACAAGAGGAGCCAGGGCAGCTTCTGCCCCTGGAGGGCCAGTGCCCCGG TTGTAAGAACTCACTGCTGTGGGGAGACCTGATCTGGCTGTACCACATGGGCaccaaggaggaagaggaggacctTGAATTAGAAGAG GAACACTGGACAGACTTGCTGGAGACCTGA
- the LOC108407623 gene encoding sulfotransferase 1A1 isoform X2 has translation MELVQDTSRPPLKYVKGVPLIKYFAEALEPLENFRARPDDLLISTYPKSGTTWVSEILDMIYQGGNLEKCRRAPIFIRVPFLEFKAPGIPTGLDVLKDTPPPRILKTHLPLALLPQTLLDQKVKVVYVARNAKDVVVSYYHFYRMAKVHPEPGTWDSFLEKFMDGEVSYGSWYQHVQEWWELSHTHPVLYLFYEDMKENPKREIHKILEFVGHSLPEEIVDRIVQHTSFQEMQKNPMTNYSTIPLDIMDHKISAFMRKGIAGDWKTTFTVAQNEHFDTDYAEKMAGCSLSFRSEP, from the exons ATGGAGCTGGTCCAGGACACCTCCCGCCCGCCACTGAAGTATGTGAAGGGGGTCCCTCTCATAAAGTACTTTGCAGAGGCACTGGAGCCACTGGAGAACTTCCGAGCCCGGCCAGATGACCTGCTCATCAGCACCTACCCCAAATCTG gcACCACATGGGTGAGTGAGATCCTGGACATGATCTACCAGGGTGGCAACCTAGAGAAGTGTCGCAGGGCCCCCATCTTTATCCGGGTGCCCTTCCTTGAGTTCAAGGCCCCAGGGATTCCCACAG GTTTAGATGTTCTGAAAGATACGCCACCGCCACGGATCCTCAAGACACACTTACCCCTGGCCCTGCTCCCCCAGACCCTGCTGGATCAGAAGGTCAAG GTGGTCTATGTTGCCCGCAATGCAAAGGACGTAGTTGTCTCCTATTACCACTTCTACCGCATGGCCAAAGTTCATCCTGAACCTGGCACCTGGGACAGTTTCTTGGAGAAGTTCATGGATGGGGAAG TGTCCTATGGGTCCTGGTACCAGCATGTGCAGGAGTGGTGGGAGCTGAGTCATACCCACCCTGTTCTTTACCTCTTCTATGAGGACATGAAAGAG AACCCCAAGAGGGAAATTCATAAGATACTGGAGTTTGTGGGGCACTCCCTGCCAGAGGAGATTGTGGATCGCATCGTCCAGCACACATCTTTCCAGGAGATGCAGAAGAACCCCATGACCAACTATAGCACCATACCCCTGGACATCATGGACCACAAGATTTCCGCCTTCATGAGGAAAG GCATTGCAGGGGACTGGAAAACCACCTTCACTGTGGCCCAGAATGAGCACTTTGACACCGACTATGCTGAGAAGATGGCAGGCTGCAGCCTCAGTTTCCGCTCAGAGCCATGA
- the LOC108407623 gene encoding sulfotransferase 1A1 isoform X1, protein MELVQDTSRPPLKYVKGVPLIKYFAEALEPLENFRARPDDLLISTYPKSGTTWVSEILDMIYQGGNLEKCRRAPIFIRVPFLEFKAPGIPTGLDVLKDTPPPRILKTHLPLALLPQTLLDQKVKVVYVARNAKDVVVSYYHFYRMAKVHPEPGTWDSFLEKFMDGEVSYGSWYQHVQEWWELSHTHPVLYLFYEDMKENPKREIHKILEFVGHSLPEEIVDRIVQHTSFQEMQKNPMTNYSTIPLDIMDHKISAFMRKGALHPPSFPPYPGIAGDWKTTFTVAQNEHFDTDYAEKMAGCSLSFRSEP, encoded by the exons ATGGAGCTGGTCCAGGACACCTCCCGCCCGCCACTGAAGTATGTGAAGGGGGTCCCTCTCATAAAGTACTTTGCAGAGGCACTGGAGCCACTGGAGAACTTCCGAGCCCGGCCAGATGACCTGCTCATCAGCACCTACCCCAAATCTG gcACCACATGGGTGAGTGAGATCCTGGACATGATCTACCAGGGTGGCAACCTAGAGAAGTGTCGCAGGGCCCCCATCTTTATCCGGGTGCCCTTCCTTGAGTTCAAGGCCCCAGGGATTCCCACAG GTTTAGATGTTCTGAAAGATACGCCACCGCCACGGATCCTCAAGACACACTTACCCCTGGCCCTGCTCCCCCAGACCCTGCTGGATCAGAAGGTCAAG GTGGTCTATGTTGCCCGCAATGCAAAGGACGTAGTTGTCTCCTATTACCACTTCTACCGCATGGCCAAAGTTCATCCTGAACCTGGCACCTGGGACAGTTTCTTGGAGAAGTTCATGGATGGGGAAG TGTCCTATGGGTCCTGGTACCAGCATGTGCAGGAGTGGTGGGAGCTGAGTCATACCCACCCTGTTCTTTACCTCTTCTATGAGGACATGAAAGAG AACCCCAAGAGGGAAATTCATAAGATACTGGAGTTTGTGGGGCACTCCCTGCCAGAGGAGATTGTGGATCGCATCGTCCAGCACACATCTTTCCAGGAGATGCAGAAGAACCCCATGACCAACTATAGCACCATACCCCTGGACATCATGGACCACAAGATTTCCGCCTTCATGAGGAAAG GGGCCCtccatcctccttccttccctccctacccAGGCATTGCAGGGGACTGGAAAACCACCTTCACTGTGGCCCAGAATGAGCACTTTGACACCGACTATGCTGAGAAGATGGCAGGCTGCAGCCTCAGTTTCCGCTCAGAGCCATGA
- the LOC108407623 gene encoding sulfotransferase 1A1 isoform X3: MIYQGGNLEKCRRAPIFIRVPFLEFKAPGIPTGLDVLKDTPPPRILKTHLPLALLPQTLLDQKVKVVYVARNAKDVVVSYYHFYRMAKVHPEPGTWDSFLEKFMDGEVSYGSWYQHVQEWWELSHTHPVLYLFYEDMKENPKREIHKILEFVGHSLPEEIVDRIVQHTSFQEMQKNPMTNYSTIPLDIMDHKISAFMRKGALHPPSFPPYPGIAGDWKTTFTVAQNEHFDTDYAEKMAGCSLSFRSEP, encoded by the exons ATGATCTACCAGGGTGGCAACCTAGAGAAGTGTCGCAGGGCCCCCATCTTTATCCGGGTGCCCTTCCTTGAGTTCAAGGCCCCAGGGATTCCCACAG GTTTAGATGTTCTGAAAGATACGCCACCGCCACGGATCCTCAAGACACACTTACCCCTGGCCCTGCTCCCCCAGACCCTGCTGGATCAGAAGGTCAAG GTGGTCTATGTTGCCCGCAATGCAAAGGACGTAGTTGTCTCCTATTACCACTTCTACCGCATGGCCAAAGTTCATCCTGAACCTGGCACCTGGGACAGTTTCTTGGAGAAGTTCATGGATGGGGAAG TGTCCTATGGGTCCTGGTACCAGCATGTGCAGGAGTGGTGGGAGCTGAGTCATACCCACCCTGTTCTTTACCTCTTCTATGAGGACATGAAAGAG AACCCCAAGAGGGAAATTCATAAGATACTGGAGTTTGTGGGGCACTCCCTGCCAGAGGAGATTGTGGATCGCATCGTCCAGCACACATCTTTCCAGGAGATGCAGAAGAACCCCATGACCAACTATAGCACCATACCCCTGGACATCATGGACCACAAGATTTCCGCCTTCATGAGGAAAG GGGCCCtccatcctccttccttccctccctacccAGGCATTGCAGGGGACTGGAAAACCACCTTCACTGTGGCCCAGAATGAGCACTTTGACACCGACTATGCTGAGAAGATGGCAGGCTGCAGCCTCAGTTTCCGCTCAGAGCCATGA
- the SGF29 gene encoding SAGA-associated factor 29 isoform X4, with protein MALVSADSRIAELLTELHQLIKQTQEERSRSEHNLVNIQKTHERMQTENKISPYYRTKLRGLYTTAKADAEAECNILRKALDKIAEIKSLLEERRIAAKIAGLYNDSEPPRKTMRRGVLMTLLQQSAMTLPLWIGKPGDKPPPLCGAIPASGDYVAKPGDKVAARVKAVDGDEQWILAEVVSYSHATNKYEVDDIDEEGKERHTLSRRRIIPLPQWKANPETDPEALFQKEQLVLALYPQTTCFYRALIHTPPQRPQDDYSVLFEDTSYADGYSPPLNVAQRYVVACKEPKKK; from the exons GAAGAGCGTTCACGGAGTGAACACAACCTAGTGAACATCCAGAAGACCCATGAGCGGATGCAGACAGAGAACAAGA TCTCTCCCTATTATCGGACAAAGCTGCGTGGCCTCTATACAACTGCCAAGGCCGATGCAGAGGCCGAGTGCAA catcCTCCGGAAAGCCCTAGATAAGATTGCGGAAATCAAGTCTCTGTTGGAAGAGAGGCGGATTG CGGCCAAGATTGCAGGCTTGTACAATGATTCGGAGCCCCCTCGGAAGACCATGCGCAGGGGGGTGCTGATGACCTTGCTGCAGCAGTCTGCCATGACCCTGCCCCTGTGGATCGGGAAGCCTGGCGACAA GCCCCCACCCCTCTGTGGGGCCATTCCGGCTTCTGGGGACTACGTGGCCAAACCTGGAGACAAGGTGGCCGCACGGGTAAAGGCTGTGGATGGGGATGAGCAGTGGATCCTGGCTGAGGTGGTCAGTTACAGCCATGCCACCAACAA GTACGAGGTAGATGACATTGATGAAGAAGGCAAAGA GAGACACACCTTGAGCCGGCGGCGTATCATACCCCTGCCCCAGTGGAAGGCCAACCCTGAGACGGACCCTGAAGCCTTATTCCAGAAGGAGCAGCTCGTGCTGGCCCTGTATCCCCAGACCACCTGCTTCTACCGTGCTCTGATCCACACACCCCCGCAACGG CCCCAGGATGATTATTCAGTCCTGTTTGAAGACACCTCCTATGCAGATGGCTACTCCCCTCCCCTCAATGTGGCGCAGAGGTATGTGGTGGCTTGTAAGGAGCCCAAGAAAAAGTGA
- the SGF29 gene encoding SAGA-associated factor 29 isoform X3: MALVSADSRIAELLTELHQLIKQTQESSLLLASSVATLIPGPLMWGRTVPASFPTISSQEERSRSEHNLVNIQKTHERMQTENKISPYYRTKLRGLYTTAKADAEAECNILRKALDKIAEIKSLLEERRIAAKIAGLYNDSEPPRKTMRRGVLMTLLQQSAMTLPLWIGKPGDKPPPLCGAIPASGDYVAKPGDKVAARVKAVDGDEQWILAEVVSYSHATNKYEVDDIDEEGKERHTLSRRRIIPLPQWKANPETDPEALFQKEQLVLALYPQTTCFYRALIHTPPQRPQDDYSVLFEDTSYADGYSPPLNVAQRYVVACKEPKKK; encoded by the exons GAATCATCCCTGCTTCTGGCATCTTCAGTTGCAACCCTGATCCCAGGACCACTGATGTGGGGAAGAACAGTACCAGCATCCTTCCCCACAATCTCTTCCCAG GAAGAGCGTTCACGGAGTGAACACAACCTAGTGAACATCCAGAAGACCCATGAGCGGATGCAGACAGAGAACAAGA TCTCTCCCTATTATCGGACAAAGCTGCGTGGCCTCTATACAACTGCCAAGGCCGATGCAGAGGCCGAGTGCAA catcCTCCGGAAAGCCCTAGATAAGATTGCGGAAATCAAGTCTCTGTTGGAAGAGAGGCGGATTG CGGCCAAGATTGCAGGCTTGTACAATGATTCGGAGCCCCCTCGGAAGACCATGCGCAGGGGGGTGCTGATGACCTTGCTGCAGCAGTCTGCCATGACCCTGCCCCTGTGGATCGGGAAGCCTGGCGACAA GCCCCCACCCCTCTGTGGGGCCATTCCGGCTTCTGGGGACTACGTGGCCAAACCTGGAGACAAGGTGGCCGCACGGGTAAAGGCTGTGGATGGGGATGAGCAGTGGATCCTGGCTGAGGTGGTCAGTTACAGCCATGCCACCAACAA GTACGAGGTAGATGACATTGATGAAGAAGGCAAAGA GAGACACACCTTGAGCCGGCGGCGTATCATACCCCTGCCCCAGTGGAAGGCCAACCCTGAGACGGACCCTGAAGCCTTATTCCAGAAGGAGCAGCTCGTGCTGGCCCTGTATCCCCAGACCACCTGCTTCTACCGTGCTCTGATCCACACACCCCCGCAACGG CCCCAGGATGATTATTCAGTCCTGTTTGAAGACACCTCCTATGCAGATGGCTACTCCCCTCCCCTCAATGTGGCGCAGAGGTATGTGGTGGCTTGTAAGGAGCCCAAGAAAAAGTGA
- the SGF29 gene encoding SAGA-associated factor 29 isoform X5 yields the protein MQTENKISPYYRTKLRGLYTTAKADAEAECNILRKALDKIAEIKSLLEERRIAAKIAGLYNDSEPPRKTMRRGVLMTLLQQSAMTLPLWIGKPGDKPPPLCGAIPASGDYVAKPGDKVAARVKAVDGDEQWILAEVVSYSHATNKYEVDDIDEEGKERHTLSRRRIIPLPQWKANPETDPEALFQKEQLVLALYPQTTCFYRALIHTPPQRPQDDYSVLFEDTSYADGYSPPLNVAQRYVVACKEPKKK from the exons ATGCAGACAGAGAACAAGA TCTCTCCCTATTATCGGACAAAGCTGCGTGGCCTCTATACAACTGCCAAGGCCGATGCAGAGGCCGAGTGCAA catcCTCCGGAAAGCCCTAGATAAGATTGCGGAAATCAAGTCTCTGTTGGAAGAGAGGCGGATTG CGGCCAAGATTGCAGGCTTGTACAATGATTCGGAGCCCCCTCGGAAGACCATGCGCAGGGGGGTGCTGATGACCTTGCTGCAGCAGTCTGCCATGACCCTGCCCCTGTGGATCGGGAAGCCTGGCGACAA GCCCCCACCCCTCTGTGGGGCCATTCCGGCTTCTGGGGACTACGTGGCCAAACCTGGAGACAAGGTGGCCGCACGGGTAAAGGCTGTGGATGGGGATGAGCAGTGGATCCTGGCTGAGGTGGTCAGTTACAGCCATGCCACCAACAA GTACGAGGTAGATGACATTGATGAAGAAGGCAAAGA GAGACACACCTTGAGCCGGCGGCGTATCATACCCCTGCCCCAGTGGAAGGCCAACCCTGAGACGGACCCTGAAGCCTTATTCCAGAAGGAGCAGCTCGTGCTGGCCCTGTATCCCCAGACCACCTGCTTCTACCGTGCTCTGATCCACACACCCCCGCAACGG CCCCAGGATGATTATTCAGTCCTGTTTGAAGACACCTCCTATGCAGATGGCTACTCCCCTCCCCTCAATGTGGCGCAGAGGTATGTGGTGGCTTGTAAGGAGCCCAAGAAAAAGTGA